A single Haloglycomyces albus DSM 45210 DNA region contains:
- the gndA gene encoding NADP-dependent phosphogluconate dehydrogenase, translating into MSESTNARADIGVIGMAVMGSNLARNFAHHGFTVAVYNRSPQRTRDMIAEHGSEGDFVPAETLEEFVGSLKRPRKAMLMVKAGRGTDAVIEELKPLLEPGDMIIDGGNAHFSDTMEREAALREHDIHFVGTGVSGGEEGALKGPSIMPGGSVESYESLGPILEAVAAKAPDGTPCCAHLGPDGAGHFVKMVHNGIEYSDMQLIGEAYDLMRRGAGMEPTELADIFSEWNQGELDSYLIEITSEVLGHTDPVTKQPFIDIVVDQAGQKGTGRWTVQSALDLGVPVTGIAEATFARALSSGVPQREGLKGLLDGPNTQTVDTPKEFVEDIRQALYASKIVAYAQGFDQIRAAGKEYGWDIDLGLPAALWRAGCIIRAKFLDDITAVWKADPNLPSLLAAPRFADIVNQASESWRRVVAFAVTAGIPVPGFSAALAYFDGLRSNRLPAALVQGQRDFFGAHTYRRVDAEGVFHTDWSGDRSEIKMD; encoded by the coding sequence ATGAGCGAATCGACTAACGCCCGCGCCGATATCGGCGTCATCGGTATGGCCGTCATGGGCTCCAACCTGGCGCGCAACTTCGCACACCACGGCTTTACCGTCGCCGTTTATAACCGCAGCCCACAACGCACCCGCGACATGATCGCCGAGCACGGTTCGGAGGGGGACTTCGTTCCCGCCGAGACCTTGGAGGAGTTCGTGGGTTCCCTGAAGCGTCCGCGTAAAGCGATGTTGATGGTGAAGGCCGGCCGAGGCACCGACGCGGTCATCGAAGAACTCAAGCCGCTACTCGAGCCCGGCGATATGATCATCGACGGTGGAAACGCACACTTCAGCGACACCATGGAGCGGGAAGCCGCCCTGCGCGAACACGATATTCACTTCGTGGGAACCGGTGTATCGGGTGGTGAAGAGGGCGCTCTCAAGGGGCCTTCCATCATGCCGGGCGGTTCAGTGGAGTCTTATGAGAGCCTGGGTCCGATTCTGGAAGCGGTGGCCGCCAAAGCACCCGACGGCACGCCCTGCTGCGCCCATCTCGGCCCGGACGGAGCCGGTCACTTCGTCAAGATGGTCCACAATGGCATTGAGTACTCCGACATGCAGCTCATTGGTGAAGCCTACGACCTCATGCGGCGTGGTGCCGGGATGGAACCGACCGAGCTGGCCGACATCTTCTCAGAGTGGAACCAGGGCGAGCTCGACTCCTACCTGATCGAAATCACGTCGGAAGTACTCGGTCACACCGACCCCGTCACGAAGCAACCGTTCATCGACATCGTCGTCGACCAGGCGGGGCAGAAGGGAACCGGACGGTGGACCGTCCAGTCGGCCCTCGACCTCGGGGTGCCGGTGACCGGTATCGCGGAGGCCACCTTCGCCCGTGCCCTGTCCAGCGGCGTCCCGCAACGCGAAGGCCTCAAAGGCCTGCTCGACGGGCCCAATACCCAGACGGTCGACACCCCGAAGGAATTCGTCGAAGACATCCGTCAGGCTCTCTACGCCTCCAAGATCGTCGCCTACGCCCAAGGGTTCGACCAGATCCGGGCCGCCGGTAAGGAATACGGCTGGGACATCGACCTAGGGCTTCCCGCGGCACTGTGGCGTGCCGGTTGCATCATCCGCGCCAAGTTCCTCGACGACATCACCGCCGTCTGGAAGGCAGATCCGAATCTTCCGAGTCTGCTGGCCGCGCCACGGTTCGCCGACATCGTCAACCAGGCCTCCGAGTCGTGGCGTCGCGTGGTGGCCTTCGCCGTGACCGCCGGAATCCCGGTTCCCGGTTTCTCCGCCGCCTTGGCGTACTTCGACGGTCTACGTTCCAACCGCTTGCCTGCCGCACTCGTGCAGGGGCAGCGGGACTTCTTCGGAGCGCACACCTATCGGCGGGTCGACGCCGAGGGCGTCTTCCACACCGACTGGTCCGGAGACCGCAGTGAGATCAAAATGGACTAA
- a CDS encoding cystathionine beta-synthase produces the protein MQYVESVLDLIGHTPLVKLNSVTEGIDATVLAKVEYLNPGGSVKDRIAVAMINAAEKEGKLRPGGTIVEPTSGNTGVGLAMVAQQRGYRCVFVCPDKVSADKRNVLAAYGAEVVVCPTAVAPEDPRSYYQVSDRLVTEIEGAWKPDQYSNPFNPESHYYSTGPELWEQTEGGLTHFVAGIGTGGTISGTGKYLKEKSHDRVRVVGADPEGSVYSGGGGRPYLVEGVGEDFWPDNYDRTLPDEIEEVTDAEAFEMTRRLAREEGLLVGGSAGMAVVGALNVARRAEPDDVIVVLLPDGGRGYLSKIFADEWMTAYGFMSAGSADMTVANVLERKRLDLPQLVHLHPTDTIREAIDIMREYSVSQLPVLQAEPPVTSGEVAGAVAERDLMDQLFRGEATLHDPVEKLIGGPLETIGAGDSVAHAVQVFHDHDALMVLAEGKPVGIVTRQDLLEFVEIQRPGGE, from the coding sequence ATGCAATACGTTGAGTCTGTCCTTGACCTTATTGGTCACACCCCACTTGTCAAGTTGAACTCGGTTACCGAGGGTATCGACGCTACCGTGCTGGCGAAAGTGGAATACCTCAACCCCGGCGGTTCAGTGAAGGATCGCATTGCCGTGGCCATGATCAATGCCGCCGAGAAGGAGGGGAAACTCCGTCCAGGTGGGACGATCGTGGAACCGACCAGCGGTAACACCGGTGTCGGTTTGGCGATGGTGGCCCAGCAGCGCGGATATCGCTGTGTATTCGTGTGCCCGGATAAGGTGTCGGCCGACAAGCGCAATGTGCTGGCCGCCTACGGCGCCGAGGTGGTCGTATGTCCCACAGCGGTCGCTCCTGAGGACCCACGATCGTATTACCAGGTATCCGATCGTCTCGTCACCGAAATCGAAGGGGCCTGGAAACCAGACCAGTACTCGAACCCCTTCAACCCGGAAAGCCACTATTACTCGACGGGACCGGAGCTGTGGGAGCAGACCGAGGGAGGCTTGACGCATTTCGTCGCCGGAATCGGAACCGGCGGAACCATCAGCGGTACCGGTAAGTACCTCAAAGAGAAATCCCATGATCGGGTCCGCGTCGTCGGGGCCGACCCGGAAGGATCGGTTTACTCCGGCGGAGGCGGTCGCCCATACCTTGTAGAAGGGGTCGGAGAGGACTTCTGGCCGGACAATTACGACCGGACCTTGCCGGACGAGATCGAAGAGGTCACCGATGCGGAGGCCTTCGAGATGACCCGTCGGCTCGCACGTGAGGAGGGGCTTCTCGTCGGCGGATCGGCCGGAATGGCCGTGGTGGGTGCTTTGAACGTCGCGCGTCGGGCCGAGCCGGACGACGTCATCGTCGTGCTTCTGCCCGACGGGGGTCGAGGCTACCTGTCCAAGATATTCGCCGACGAATGGATGACCGCGTACGGCTTTATGAGCGCGGGCAGCGCCGATATGACCGTTGCGAACGTGCTCGAACGCAAACGCCTTGACCTGCCTCAACTGGTTCACCTACACCCGACCGACACGATCCGCGAAGCCATCGACATCATGCGCGAATACTCCGTCAGCCAGTTGCCGGTGCTGCAAGCGGAACCTCCGGTGACCAGTGGCGAAGTAGCGGGAGCGGTAGCCGAACGGGACTTGATGGATCAGCTGTTCCGCGGTGAGGCGACGCTGCACGATCCGGTGGAGAAACTCATCGGCGGGCCCTTGGAAACCATCGGTGCGGGCGATTCCGTGGCTCACGCGGTACAGGTGTTCCACGATCACGACGCCCTGATGGTGCTGGCCGAAGGGAAACCGGTCGGTATCGTGACGCGTCAGGACCTCCTTGAATTCGTGGAGATTCAACGCCCCGGCGGCGAGTAA
- a CDS encoding PrsW family intramembrane metalloprotease has translation MTASSILLTYSLLPSALAYPVAGGTAIGLFSLFAVPLWIFYRKIHSRVTVPPSALVLGLIWGATVSVMASLYGSGAVRGLLAGSVNSAWAERWVPVLGAPVVEESVKAAGVILVATIAYPRFRSVLDGLLLGAFCGAGFQIIEGFAYAMSTVVLHRAGDDVAPVISVFIVRGILAGLWSHAVYTAIVGAGIAYALLHQNARGALLAWGAWLFAVLCHALWNSPFLRDGAGLGVWGTLSGVILKGLPAVVVVVWLARWLLRCTDHATATAR, from the coding sequence GTGACGGCCTCGAGTATTCTTCTCACCTATTCGCTGCTGCCCAGCGCGTTGGCCTATCCCGTGGCCGGTGGAACCGCCATCGGCCTGTTCTCTCTCTTCGCGGTACCACTGTGGATTTTCTACCGCAAGATCCACAGTCGCGTCACCGTTCCCCCGTCCGCACTGGTACTCGGTCTGATATGGGGCGCTACGGTATCGGTCATGGCCAGTCTGTACGGTTCCGGCGCGGTTCGCGGCCTCCTGGCCGGCTCGGTCAATTCCGCCTGGGCCGAGCGATGGGTACCGGTCTTGGGCGCTCCGGTCGTCGAAGAGTCCGTAAAAGCCGCCGGAGTGATTTTGGTGGCCACCATCGCCTATCCCCGTTTTCGCAGTGTCCTGGACGGATTGCTGCTCGGCGCGTTCTGCGGAGCGGGGTTCCAGATCATCGAAGGCTTTGCCTATGCGATGTCAACGGTGGTGCTGCATCGCGCGGGGGACGACGTCGCACCCGTGATTTCGGTGTTCATCGTGCGGGGAATCCTCGCGGGTCTGTGGTCGCACGCGGTCTACACCGCCATTGTCGGGGCGGGGATAGCCTACGCTCTGCTCCACCAGAACGCGCGAGGGGCGCTGCTCGCGTGGGGCGCGTGGTTGTTCGCGGTCCTGTGCCACGCCTTGTGGAATTCTCCCTTCCTGCGCGATGGCGCCGGTTTGGGAGTGTGGGGCACTCTGAGCGGGGTCATCCTGAAAGGACTCCCCGCCGTCGTCGTGGTGGTCTGGCTGGCGCGGTGGCTGTTGCGCTGCACCGACCACGCCACAGCCACCGCGCGATAG
- the tsaD gene encoding tRNA (adenosine(37)-N6)-threonylcarbamoyltransferase complex transferase subunit TsaD, with the protein MSGPLIMGIESSCDETGVGIVRGHELLADEVASSVDEHARYGGVVPEVASRAHLEAMIPTVRRALESADVSLNELDGIAVTAGPGLAGALMVGVGAAKALSAATGVPVYGVNHLSSHIAVDTVENGPLEGSALGLLVSGGHSNIIRVDDLALNSSYVGETLDDAAGEAFDKVARLLGLSYPGGPAIDKAARQGDPSKVAFPRGLTNAKDMRKHRYDFSFSGLKTAVARWVESHQASGQEVPVNDIAASFQEAVCDVLTQKAVMAAQDMDIDTVLLGGGVAANSRLRDLLHDRTEAAGIRLRYPKIRLCTDNGAMVAALGSHLVAAGVPHSHIGFPTSSSLDVDDIIVANAVAA; encoded by the coding sequence ATGAGTGGGCCGCTGATTATGGGCATCGAAAGCTCATGCGATGAGACCGGGGTCGGAATTGTGCGTGGCCACGAGCTGCTCGCCGACGAAGTGGCCAGCTCGGTCGACGAACACGCCCGTTACGGCGGTGTGGTGCCGGAGGTGGCCTCACGTGCCCATCTGGAAGCGATGATTCCGACCGTGCGTCGTGCTTTGGAATCGGCGGACGTGAGCCTGAACGAACTCGACGGAATCGCCGTCACCGCCGGTCCGGGCTTGGCGGGAGCCCTGATGGTGGGAGTCGGAGCGGCGAAGGCCCTGTCGGCGGCGACGGGGGTACCGGTGTACGGGGTGAATCACCTCAGTTCCCACATCGCGGTCGACACGGTCGAAAACGGTCCCCTGGAGGGATCGGCTCTTGGCCTTCTGGTCTCGGGCGGACATTCCAATATCATTCGGGTCGACGACCTCGCCCTGAACAGTTCCTATGTCGGCGAAACACTCGACGACGCCGCCGGTGAGGCCTTCGACAAGGTGGCCCGGCTCCTAGGACTGTCCTACCCGGGTGGACCGGCTATCGATAAGGCCGCGCGCCAGGGTGATCCGTCGAAGGTCGCCTTCCCGCGCGGACTGACCAACGCCAAAGACATGCGCAAACACCGCTATGACTTCTCCTTCTCCGGACTGAAGACCGCCGTGGCCCGCTGGGTGGAGTCCCACCAGGCTTCCGGTCAGGAAGTGCCGGTCAACGACATCGCGGCGTCCTTCCAGGAGGCCGTGTGCGACGTGCTGACCCAGAAAGCCGTCATGGCCGCCCAGGACATGGATATCGACACCGTCCTGCTCGGCGGGGGCGTGGCGGCGAACTCGCGCCTGCGCGACCTCCTACACGACCGGACCGAGGCGGCCGGGATTCGACTGCGGTATCCCAAGATCCGGCTGTGCACCGACAACGGCGCGATGGTCGCGGCCCTGGGCTCGCACCTCGTGGCCGCAGGGGTGCCGCACAGCCACATCGGTTTCCCGACCAGTTCCTCGCTGGATGTGGACGACATCATCGTGGCCAACGCCGTCGCGGCCTGA